From the genome of Streptacidiphilus rugosus AM-16, one region includes:
- a CDS encoding RidA family protein yields the protein MRQDRRHVGGYSPWEDQFGFARAVAIGDFVFVSGCTAWDDGSVRFEGSPYEQTVAAFGVALDAISRFGLTAADVVRTRLYVTHARDTDEVGRAHKDVLGEVRPACTMVVINALVDSRMSVEVEVDAYKKNLELPT from the coding sequence ATGAGGCAGGACCGACGGCACGTGGGCGGTTACTCCCCCTGGGAGGACCAGTTCGGCTTCGCACGTGCCGTCGCGATAGGGGACTTCGTCTTCGTCTCCGGCTGCACCGCCTGGGACGACGGCTCGGTCCGCTTCGAGGGCTCGCCCTACGAGCAGACCGTCGCCGCCTTCGGCGTCGCCCTCGACGCGATCTCCCGTTTCGGTCTCACCGCCGCGGACGTCGTCCGCACCCGGCTCTACGTCACGCACGCGCGTGACACCGACGAGGTGGGCCGGGCCCACAAGGACGTGCTCGGCGAGGTCCGGCCCGCCTGCACGATGGTCGTCATCAACGCCCTGGTCGACTCGCGGATGTCGGTCGAGGTCGAGGTGGACGCGTACAAGAAGAATTTGGAGCTCCCGACATGA
- the priA gene encoding bifunctional 1-(5-phosphoribosyl)-5-((5-phosphoribosylamino)methylideneamino)imidazole-4-carboxamide isomerase/phosphoribosylanthranilate isomerase PriA, which produces MTTTNKLVLLPAVDVRDGQAVRLVKGASGSETSYGEPLAAALAWQQAGAEWIHLVDLDAAFGTGDNRALLAEVTGRLDVKVELSGGIRDDESLRAALATGCARVNLGTAALESPEWVAKVIAEFGDRIAVGLDVVGTTLRGRGWTSEGGDLYEALARLDAEGCARYVVTDVDKDGTLTGPNLDLLRNVCAATDRAVVASGGVSSLQDLRDIATLVPQGVEGAIVGKALYAQAFTLEEALAAVS; this is translated from the coding sequence GTGACCACTACGAACAAGCTCGTGCTGCTGCCCGCCGTGGACGTCCGCGACGGTCAGGCCGTGCGCCTGGTCAAGGGCGCGTCCGGCTCGGAGACCTCCTACGGCGAGCCGCTGGCCGCCGCGCTGGCCTGGCAGCAGGCCGGCGCCGAGTGGATCCACCTGGTCGACCTCGACGCCGCGTTCGGCACCGGCGACAACCGCGCCCTGCTGGCCGAGGTCACCGGCCGACTGGACGTCAAGGTCGAGCTCTCCGGCGGCATCCGCGACGACGAGTCGCTGCGCGCGGCGCTCGCCACCGGTTGCGCCAGGGTCAACCTCGGCACCGCCGCCCTGGAGTCCCCGGAGTGGGTCGCCAAGGTCATCGCCGAGTTCGGCGACCGCATCGCGGTCGGCCTCGACGTCGTGGGCACCACGCTGCGCGGCCGCGGCTGGACCAGCGAGGGCGGCGACCTGTACGAGGCGCTGGCCCGCCTCGACGCGGAGGGCTGCGCCCGCTACGTCGTCACCGACGTCGACAAGGACGGCACGCTCACCGGCCCCAACCTCGATCTGCTGCGCAACGTCTGCGCCGCGACCGACCGGGCGGTCGTCGCCTCGGGCGGCGTGTCCTCGCTGCAGGACCTCCGTGACATCGCGACCCTGGTGCCCCAGGGTGTGGAGGGGGCCATTGTGGGCAAGGCCCTCTACGCGCAGGCGTTCACGCTCGAAGAGGCACTGGCCGCGGTGTCCTGA
- the hisH gene encoding imidazole glycerol phosphate synthase subunit HisH, whose protein sequence is MTAKSVVVLDYGSGNVRSAQRALERVGAEAVITSDFQQALDADGLLVPGVGAFAACMDGLRAVRGDRLIGRRLAGGRPVLGICVGMQILFARGVEHGIETEGCDEWPGTVEPLRAPVVPHMGWNTVEPAEGTVLFADLPEDARYYFVHSYGVRHWELPPIEQLRPPKVTWAEHGEPFVAAVENGPLSATQFHPEKSGDAGAALLKNWIATL, encoded by the coding sequence CCGCCAAGAGCGTGGTCGTCCTCGACTACGGCTCCGGCAACGTCCGCTCCGCGCAGCGCGCGCTGGAGCGCGTCGGCGCGGAGGCCGTCATCACCTCCGACTTCCAGCAGGCCCTCGACGCCGACGGCCTGCTGGTGCCCGGCGTCGGGGCCTTCGCCGCCTGCATGGACGGGCTGCGGGCCGTCAGGGGCGACCGGCTGATCGGCCGCCGCCTGGCCGGCGGCCGTCCGGTGCTGGGCATCTGCGTCGGCATGCAGATCCTCTTCGCGCGCGGCGTCGAGCACGGCATCGAGACCGAGGGCTGCGACGAGTGGCCCGGCACGGTCGAGCCGCTGCGCGCGCCGGTGGTGCCGCACATGGGCTGGAACACCGTCGAGCCGGCGGAGGGCACCGTCCTCTTCGCCGACCTGCCCGAGGACGCGCGGTACTACTTCGTGCACTCCTACGGCGTCCGGCACTGGGAGCTGCCGCCGATCGAGCAGCTGCGCCCGCCGAAGGTCACCTGGGCCGAGCACGGCGAGCCCTTCGTCGCCGCGGTCGAGAACGGCCCGCTGTCCGCCACGCAGTTCCACCCCGAGAAGTCCGGCGACGCCGGCGCCGCCCTGCTGAAGAACTGGATCGCAACGCTGTGA